The Oleiphilus messinensis DNA segment CAGTCAAGGTTTCAAACAGCGAGAAATGCTGAAACACCATACCGATTCCCAGCTCACGGGCATGAGCAGCACCCCGAACAATGACTGGCACACCTTCCCAGATCATGCGTCCCTCATCCGGCTTGACAATACCGTAGATGATTTTCATCAACGTGCTTTTACCCGCACCATTTTCGCCAAGTAGCGCATGAATCTCACCCCGCTCCACCCGCAAGCTTACATCCTGGTTTGCGACGCACCCCGGATAGTATTTGGTGATATTCATCAGATCTAGCTGGACCATGTTATATCCTGACCTTTTGGACAACTTTATTTTCGAAAACTCGATTAGCAATTTATTTGCCAATTATTCAGTTTTTTATGAGACCATGTCCATTTTTCTACATAAAAGCCAGAAAAATGGCCCAGATTACACAGCAATTAAACTGAGTAATTGCGAATGCACACCCCGGAATGCACAGTTTTATCTGTGAAATGCGGCTTTAGATTCAGCATTTACGCACCACATAGGAACAACCTAACCATTATCGAACCATTCCAGTGCAATAAATATCAAGCCCGGACTCATTTACACTCCTTGTAGCACAATCTCATCTATTCTCAATGCGAAAAGACCCTTGCCAAACCGGTACTTTGTGGCGCATCATTACATTACCTGTCCATTTGGTCAGCTTTTTGCTTAAAGCTTTTCGTTAGAGGCCTAAGGCTTTTTACTAGAGAAAGTAGCGATAAACACAGACACCGCATTCAAATCAGAAAATGTAGGGTTTTGTGACAGTGAATCGCTACGATAAGTGACGACCAAAGATCATCAAAAGTGGATAGTTAACCCTTTCAAGTGCTGATAATCTGTAAGTATAAGTATCGATTATCAACGCACTCGGAAACACAGAAAGCAAGGCAATAAAATGATCAGCTTTTATTTAAACGGCCAGTTGCACACGGAATCCAGTGTGGACCCGAATCTAACCCTGCTCCGTTATCTCAGGACACAGCAGAACTTAGTGGGCACAAAAGAAGGGTGTGGCACCGGAGATTGTGGTGCCTGCACGGTACTTTTAGGTACGCAGAACAACCAAAGCCGCGAGTGGTTTTACCAGACGATCAACAGCTGCATTACGTTTTTAAGTCAGGTTGACGGCAAAAGTATCGTAACCGTCGAAGCGGTTGCACAAGATGGTGGACTACACCCCGCACAAAAAGCACTGGTGGATACCCACGGCAGCCAATGCGGTTTTTGCACACCTGGAATCGTAATGTCCATGGTGGGTTTATATGAAAAGCTGAATACCGGCAATAAAGCAATCACACGAACGCAAGTCGAGCAGGCGCTATCTGGTAATCTGTGTCGCTGCACAGGCTATCGGCCAATTATTGATGCTGCACTGCAAATGTGTTCAGAAACGGCGACTCAACCGGTCAAGATCTGGTCACCCGAAAACACCGATCAATCGCTGCCAAAGACAAAAGTCAAAAACCAACAGCTTGCAGGACTGCACTCCACAGAGAGCCAATCCTTCTGTCCGCAAACAGAGCCAGAGCTGCAACAAATTCTGGCGACAACCCCGGACTATCGAATCGTGGCCGGGGCAACCGACCTGGCATTGGAGGCACCACGGTGGCAGCAGCCTATGCCCACGCTGGTTTGTATTGATCAGATACAGGCGCTCAAAGAGATTTACACCGAACAAGACACGCTGGTTATCGGATCGGCAGCAACCTACAGCGAAATCGAGCCACACATTGGTAACGCCTTCCCGGAGTTTCGCAATCTACTGATGCGACTCGGCTCCGAGCAAATCCGTAATCAGGGCACACTGGGCGGTAATATTGCGAACGCATCACCTATTGGTGATACCCCACCGATACTGATTGCTCTGGGCGCAGAACTGGAGATCAGCAGCCAGGACGGAACCCACCTCATGCCCGTTGACTCGTTCTTTCTGGACTACAAAAAAACCGCGCTGAAAGCGGGCGAATATATCCGCTCCATTCGCATCCCCAAACTCAAGAACGGCGAATATCTCAAAGTCTACAAAATTTCCAAACGTCTTGAAGATGACATTTCTGCGGTGCTTATGGCGCTGAAAATCACCATAGACGATGACCTTATCAAGAACGTCACTTCGGGATTCGGAGGAATGGCCGCCATTCCGAAACGCGCCATCCCCATAGAGAAAGCATTGATTAACCGCCCTCTTACTCTGGAATCATTCAAAAGCGCTGCACTGCAAACAGGGCACGCATTCACCCCGATCGATGATGTTCGGGCCAGTGCGACTTATCGCATCCGGGTTGCTCAGGGCCTGCTGCAGAAGTGTGCCTACGAACTGTTAGATCAGCAGAATCAGCCCGACACCAACACATCGGCGAGGCCAATATCGCGGGTGGAACAAATACACAGTACAAGTAATACAGACTATTTGGGGGCGAGCCATGACTGAACAACAATCCATGGCGTTAACGGGCCCGAGCCAGCACAGAACCGGCCAGAACGCGAAACATGATAGCGCTGAAAAACACGTAACCGGACAAGCTCGCTATATTGACGATGTCAGCGAACCCAAATCCTGCCTGCATGTAGCCGTGGGTGGCAGCAAATTCGCCCATGCCCGCCTTAAATCGATAAACCTTGATAAAGTGCGCACCGCAACGGGTGTGCGCGGGGTGATTACCGCACAGGATGTACCGGGCGAAATCGATATTGGCCCGGTATTCCCGGGTGATCCGGTGCTGGTTGAATCGATTTGCGAATATATTGGCCAGCCCATTTTTGCGGTTGCAGCCACAAGCCATGAACTCGCTCACCGGGCGCTGGAACAGGCAGAAATCGAGTACGATGTGCTGGAACCGACGTTAACCGTTGCAAAAGCCATGGCCGACGAA contains these protein-coding regions:
- the xdhA gene encoding xanthine dehydrogenase small subunit, with protein sequence MISFYLNGQLHTESSVDPNLTLLRYLRTQQNLVGTKEGCGTGDCGACTVLLGTQNNQSREWFYQTINSCITFLSQVDGKSIVTVEAVAQDGGLHPAQKALVDTHGSQCGFCTPGIVMSMVGLYEKLNTGNKAITRTQVEQALSGNLCRCTGYRPIIDAALQMCSETATQPVKIWSPENTDQSLPKTKVKNQQLAGLHSTESQSFCPQTEPELQQILATTPDYRIVAGATDLALEAPRWQQPMPTLVCIDQIQALKEIYTEQDTLVIGSAATYSEIEPHIGNAFPEFRNLLMRLGSEQIRNQGTLGGNIANASPIGDTPPILIALGAELEISSQDGTHLMPVDSFFLDYKKTALKAGEYIRSIRIPKLKNGEYLKVYKISKRLEDDISAVLMALKITIDDDLIKNVTSGFGGMAAIPKRAIPIEKALINRPLTLESFKSAALQTGHAFTPIDDVRASATYRIRVAQGLLQKCAYELLDQQNQPDTNTSARPISRVEQIHSTSNTDYLGASHD